The following are from one region of the Corylus avellana chromosome ca1, CavTom2PMs-1.0 genome:
- the LOC132185696 gene encoding polyol transporter 5: MADRKAETNAISGQPQKTLADFDPPKKPKRNVYALACAILASTTSVLLGYDIGVMSGAVIYIKDDLKISDVQVEILAGILNLYCLIGSCAAGRTSDWIGRRYTIVVSQVIFFAGAILMGFATNYSFLMAGRFVAGVGVGYALMIAPVYTAEVSPASTRGFLSSFPEVFINAGILIGYVSNYGFSKLPLHLGWRFMLGLGAIPSVVLGTVVLVMPESPRWLVMQGRLGDAKKILDKTSDSKEEAQTRLADIKQAAGIPESCTDDVVPVPKRSHGEDVWKDLFVHPTPAVRHVLLAAVGIHFFQQSSGIDSVVLYSPRIFEKAGITSPDQKLLATVAVGFTKTVFILVATFLLDKTGRRPLLLSSVAGMIFSLATLGVGLTIIDHTDHKMMWAVVLCMGMVLSYVAFFSIGMGPITWVYSSEIFPLKLRAQGASIGVAVNRVTSGVISMTFISLYKGITIGGAFFLYAGIATVSFVFFYFMLPETQGRTLEDMEGLFGNFKWKFDNSTKNINKNREDGKGQIQLGTNGQT; the protein is encoded by the exons ATGGCTGACCGGAAAGCTGAAACTAATGCCATTTCCGGCCAACCCCAGAAAACTCTTGCCGATTTTGACCCTCCAAAGAAGCCCAAAAGAAACGTATATGCTCTTGCTTGTGCAATTTTGGCCTCCACCACTTCCGTCTTGCTGGGCTATG ATATTGGAGTAATGAGTGGAGCAGTAATCTACATCAAGGATGACCTGAAAATCAGCGACGTACAGGTTGAGATCCTCGCCGGAATCCTCAACCTTTACTGCCTCATAGGCTCCTGCGCCGCCGGAAGAACCTCCGACTGGATAGGCCGCCGCTACACCATCGTGGTATCCCAAGTCATCTTCTTCGCCGGAGCTATCCTCATGGGCTTCGCCACCAACTACTCATTCCTTATGGCCGGCCGCTTCGTCGCCGGCGTCGGCGTCGGGTACGCCCTCATGATCGCTCCGGTCTACACCGCCGAGGTCTCTCCAGCCTCCACTCGTGGCTTCCTTAGCTCATTCCCCGAG GTCTTCATCAATGCTGGAATATTGATAGGGTACGTTTCCAACTATGGTTTCTCTAAGCTCCCATTACACTTGGGTTGGCGGTTCATGTTGGGATTGGGTGCCATCCCCTCGGTTGTACTAGGCACCGTCGTTTTAGTCATGCCCGAGTCACCTCGCTGGCTGGTCATGCAGGGTCGACTCGGAGACGCAAAGAAAATCCTTGACAAAACTTCCGACTCCAAAGAGGAGGCCCAAACAAGACTCGCTGACATCAAACAGGCAGCTGGAATTCCTGAGAGCTGCACCGACGACGTCGTTCCGGTGCCCAAACGAAGCCATGGTGAGGACGTATGGAAAGATCTCTTTGTCCATCCTACACCGGCCGTTCGCCATGTGTTACTTGCGGCCGTTGGTATCCATTTCTTCCAACAATCGTCGGGTATAGACTCGGTCGTTTTGTACAGTCCCAGAATCTTTGAGAAAGCTGGGATCACATCGCCCGATCAAAAGCTACTCGCCACAGTAGCTGTTGGATTCACTAAAACCGTCTTCATCTTGGTTGCCACGTTTTTGCTTGACAAGACTGGACGGCGACCATTGCTTCTAAGCAGCGTGGCGGGAATGATCTTCTCCCTCGCAACCCTCGGAGTCGGCCTAACTATCATCGATCATACAGATCATAAGATGATGTGGGCCGTCGTTTTGTGCATGGGCATGGTGTTATCATACGTGGCATTCTTCTCAATCGGGATGGGTCCGATCACGTGGGTCTATAGCTCGGAGATCTTCCCGTTGAAGCTACGTGCCCAGGGCGCCAGTATCGGAGTGGCGGTGAATAGGGTCACGAGTGGGGTGATTTCCATGACTTTTATCTCACTATACAAGGGCATCACCATCGGTGGGGCCTTCTTTCTTTATGCTGGGATTGCCACGGTGTCGTTTGTGTTCTTTTACTTTATGTTGCCGGAAACACAAGGTCGAACCCTCGAGGATATGGAGGGGTTGTTTGGTAATTTCAAGTGGAAGTTTGATAATAGCACGAAGAACATCAACAAGAATAGGGAAGATGGTAAGGGTCAGATTCAGTTAGGGACAAACGGGCAAACTTAG
- the LOC132177179 gene encoding putative pentatricopeptide repeat-containing protein At3g18840, producing the protein MWSLKEGLKYQVQAIKAALTPTIFTSNQLIHLYSKHGLLREARRLFEEMPERNVFSWNAIISAYIKSKNLTQARALFDGASQRDLVTYNSMLSGYVSADGYDYEDQALKLFIDMQSAREGIGFDEFTLTTMLNLAAKLSVVSYGRQLHSYMVKSANDLSRFAVSSLIDMYSKCGCFEEALCVSSGCGSGVVDLVSKNAMVAACCREGKLEMALDIFLRDPELNDTVSWNTLISGYTNVGCEEESLRLFVRMAESGFRWNEHTFASVLSACSGLKSMKLGKEVHAWVLKNGLSFNPFISSGIVDVYCKCANMKYAESVHAAIGIENSFAITSMIVGHASQGNMVEARRLFDSLPEKNFVVWTALFSGYVRSQQCEAAIGLWHEFKAKEETVPDALILVSLLSTCAIQAALGPGKQIHAYVLRVGIGMDEKLITALVDMYSKCGKIAYSEKIFQRVIVRDSVLYNVMIAGYAHHGHENQAILLFREMVERGFKPDAVTFVALLSACRHCGLVEQGEEFFHSMRKDYNILPEIDHYACMIDLYGRATQLEKAIAFIRTIPIKLDAVILGAFLNACRINGNTVLAREAEEKLLKSAGDDGARYVQLANVYAAEGNWDEMGRIRKKMRGKEVKKLAGCSWVYLENRVHTFTSSDMSHPKTEDMYKTLAFLTEELYEISRTSL; encoded by the coding sequence ATGTGGTCCCTGAAAGAAGGCCTTAAGTATCAAGTTCAAGCCATAAAAGCTGCTCTTACACCAACCATTTTCACGTCCAATCAACTCATTCACCTGTACTCCAAACATGGCCTTCTGCGTGAAGCTCGCAGACTGTTCGAAGAAATGCCTGAACGAAACGTCTTCTCTTGGAATGCAATAATCTCCGCgtatataaaatcaaaaaactTGACACAAGCGCGAGCATTATTTGATGGTGCTTCCCAAAGAGATTTGGTTACGTATAATTCAATGTTATCCGGGTATGTAAGTGCTGATGGGTATGATTATGAAGATCAGGCACTCAAGTTGTTTATTGACATGCAGTCGGCACGTGAGGGGATTGGATTTGATGAGTTTACTCTCACGACGATGCTTAACTTGGCTGCCAAGCTAAGTGTGGTATCATATGGGAGGCAGTTACATTCTTATATGGTGAAAAGTGCTAACGATTTAAGCAGGTTTGCGGTTAGCTCTCTTATAGATATGTATTCTAAATGTGGTTGTTTTGAAGAAGCATTGTGTGTGTCTAGTGGATGTGGTAGTGGGGTGGTTGATTTGGTTTCCAAGAATGCAATGGTGGCAGCTTGCTGTAGGGAAGGCAAATTGGAGATGGCTTTGGATATTTTTTTGAGAGATCCCGAGTTAAATGACACGGTTTCTTGGAACACATTGATCTCGGGATACACTAACGTTGGTTGTGAGGAGGAGTCGTTGAGGTTGTTTGTTCGTATGGCTGAGAGTGGCTTTAGATGGAATGAACATACTTTTGCGAGTGTTTTGAGTGCTTGCTCAGGGCTGAAAAGTATGAAGCTTGGAAAGGAAGTCCATGCttgggttttgaaaaatggGTTGAGTTTCAATCCATTTATAAGCAGTGGCATTGTTGATGTCTACTGCAAGTGTGCGAATATGAAATACGCAGAGTCAGTTCATGCAGCAATTGGGATTGAAAACTCCTTTGCAATCACTTCGATGATTGTGGGGCATGCATCACAAGGCAACATGGTAGAAGCCCGAAGGCTTTTTGATTCATTACCAGAGAAGAATTTTGTTGTCTGGACAGCTTTATTTTCAGGTTATGTCAGATCACAGCAATGTGAAGCTGCAATTGGACTTTGGCATGAGTTTAAAGCTAAGGAAGAAACTGTTCCTGATGCTTTGATCCTCGTCAGTTTGCTCAGCACTTGTGCAATACAAGCTGCCCTGGGGCCTGGAAAGCAGATTCATGCTTATGTACTAAGAGTGGGGATTGGGATGGATGAGAAGCTGATCACTGCTTTGGTTGATATGTACTCAAAATGTGGGAAGATCGCATATTCAGAAAAGATTTTCCAAAGAGTTATTGTCAGAGATTCAGTGCTTTACAATGTAATGATAGCTGGTTATGCTCACCACGGGCATGAAAATCAAGCTATCCTGCTTTTTAGGGAAATGGTGGAGAGAGGTTTCAAACCTGATGCAGTTACCTTTGTTGCACTTCTATCAGCTTGTCGTCATTGTGGATTAGTAGAACAGGGTGAGGAGTTCTTCCATTCCATGAGAAAAGACTATAACATATTGCCTGAAATTGACCACTATGCATGTATGATTGATCTGTACGGAAGGGCTACTCAACTAGAAAAGGCTATAGCTTTCATAAGAACGATTCCAATAAAACTGGATGCTGTAATCTTGGGGGCATTTCTTAATGCTTGTAGGATAAATGGAAATACAGTACTTGCTAGAGAGGCAGAGGAGAAACTACTAAAAAGTGCAGGAGATGACGGCGCTCGGTATGTTCAGTTGGCCAATGTCTATGCTGCAGAGGGCAATTGGGATGAGATGGGGAGAATAAGGAAGAAGATGAGAGGGAAGGAGGTCAAGAAGCTTGCTGGTTGCAGCTGGGTATACTTGGAAAACAGAGTTCACACATTCACTTCTAGTGATATGTCTCACCCTAAAACAGAGGATATGTATAAAACCTTAGCCTTCTTGACTGAAGAACTATATGAAATATCCAGGACATCACTTTGA
- the LOC132177188 gene encoding arabinosyltransferase RRA3-like isoform X2 gives MSSRRDGPLMRNTAQSLDKSRVAITAAIGVGVLLGCVFAFLFPHGLFSPARVYTSRVSNSNNAQVGSAPCESSERMNMLKSEFVAASVKNAELKKTVRELTEKLRLAEQRKDQAQKQFLVLGKQQKAGPFGTVKGLRTTYTMVPDESVNPRLAKILEKVAVERELVVALANSNVKDMLEVWFTNIKRVGITNYLVVALDDEIARFCKSNDVPVYKRDPDEGIDSVARNGGNHAVSALKFRILREFLQLGYSVLLSDVDIVYLQNPFHYLYRDSDVESMTDGHDNMTAYGYNDVFDEPAMGWARFAHTMRIWVYNSGFFYIRPTIPSIELLDRVAGRLSREPRSWDQAVFNEELFYPSHPGYDGLHAARRTMDFYLFMNSKVLFKSVRNDDNLSKFKPVIVHVNYHPDKLQRMKAVVEFYVDGKEDALKPFPDGSDW, from the exons ATGAGTAGCCGGAGAGACGGGCCCTTGATGCGGAACACGGCGCAGTCGCTTGACAAATCGAGGGTCGCAATCACCGCGGCGATCGGAGTCGGAGTCCTGTTGGGTTGCGTCTTCGCCTTCTTGTTTCCTCACGGCCTCTTCTCCCCAGCCCGTGTTTACACTTCCCGCGTCTCCAATTCTAACAATGCGCAG GTTGGTTCAGCCCCTTGTGAATCGTCTGAACGGATGAACATGTTGAAATCGGAGTTTGTTGCAGCATCGGTGAAAAATGCCGAGTTGAAAAAAACAGTCAGGGAGCTTACTGAAAAGCTTAGATTGGCTGAACAAAGGAAGGATCAGGCGCAGAAGCAGTTTCTTGTGTTGGGTAAACAGCAGAAAGCTGGACCTTTTGGTACTGTCAAGGGCTTAAGAACCACCTATACCATGGTGCCTGATGAATCTGTGAATCCAAGATTGGCAAAGATACTAGAGAAAGTTGCTGTTGAGAGAGAGCTTGTAGTTGCTCTTGCAAACTCAAATGTGAAGGACATGTTGGAAGTCTGGTTCACTAATATTAAGAGAGTGGGTATAACCAATTATCTGGTTGTTGCTTTAGATGACGAGATTGCTAGGTTCTGCAAGTCAAATGATGTTCCAGTGTATAAGAGAGACCCGGATGAAGGTATTGATTCTGTTGCGAGGAATGGAGGGAACCATGCTGTCTCCGCGTTGAAGTTTCGTATTCTGAGGGAGTTTTTGCAGCTGGGTTATAGTGTTCTTCTATCAGATGTTGATATTGTGTATTTGCAGAATCCTTTTCATTATCTCTATAGGGATTCTGATGTGGAGTCCATGACTGATGGTCATGATAACATGACAGCTTATGGCTACAATGATGTCTTTGATGAACCTGCAATGGGATGGGCGCGATTTGCTCATACGATGCGGATTTGGGTCTATAACTCTGGTTTCTTCTATATTAGACCAACAATCCCTTCAATTGAGCTTCTGGATCGTGTAGCTGGTCGACTTTCTAGAGAGCCAAGGTCTTGGGACCAGGCAGTTTTTAATGAGGAACTGTTTTACCCTTCTCATCCTGGGTATGATGGGCTTCATGCTGCCAGGAGAACCATGGATTTCTATCTTTTTATGAACAGCAAAGTCCTCTTCAAGAGTGTGAGGAACGATGATAACCTGAGCAAGTTCAAACCGGTAATTGTTCATGTAAATTATCACCCTGATAAGCTTCAGAGAATGAAAGCAGTTGTGGAATTTTATGTTGATGGGAAGGAAGATGCACTCAAACCCTTCCCTGATGGTTCAGATTGGTAA
- the LOC132177203 gene encoding pseudouridine kinase yields MESSVQRRVEAIYRHLLLPREPISVLHPVSLKGEEVKNGEAETVVIGGMVLDIHATPSIPANPRTTTPGKVRYALGGVARNVADCMSKLGTKPFMISAVGLDMAGNLLLEHWKSAGLSTDGIRKQQDIGTPVVCNILDVSGELAAAVASVEAIEKFLTPEWIRQFKYNICSAPILMVDANLNPPALEASCQIAAESNIPVWFEPVSVAKSRRIASVAKYVSIASPNEDELIAMANAVSCANAFPPIERGNKYSTESLFQKLKPAIWALLEKGIRIVVVTLGSDGAFLCSRGGPSFMRAVLERIKPHGSSRQFYQIVTSSCPPHWYGATNLERDSHLFAVHFPALPASVVRLTGAGDCLVGGMLASICAGLNVMQSVAVGIAAAKASVEAETNVPTAFNLANIADDARSVYSSGKVVFNQSML; encoded by the exons ATGGAGAGCAGTGTTCAGAGGCGAGTGGAGGCTATTTACCGTCACCTGTTACTGCCACGTGAACCCATTTCTGTTCTTCATCCG GTTTCATTAAAGGGTGAGGAAGTGAAAAATGGTGAGGCTGAAACTGTGGTCATAGGGGGTATGGTGTTGGACATTCATGCCACACCTTCAATCCCTGCAAATCCCAGAACCACCACTCCTGGCAag GTTCGTTATGCGTTAGGAGGTGTAGCAAGGAATGTTGCAGACTGCATGTCGAAGCTTGGAACAAAGCCTTTCATGATTAGTGCTGTGGGGCTTGATATGGCAG GAAATTTGTTGTTGGAGCACTGGAAATCTGCTGGGCTATCTACAGACG GGATTCGGAAGCAACAAGATATTGGGACTCCGGTTGTATGCAACATACTTGATGTCAGTGGAGAGTTGGCGGCTGCTGTTGCAAGCGTGGAAGCTATT GAAAAGTTTCTTACGCCTGAGTGGATTAGGCAATTCAAGTACAATATATGTTCTGCTCCAATATTGATGGTTGATGCAAACCTGAATCCTCCTGCTCTAGAAGCTTCTTGCCAAA TTGCCGCAGAATCTAATATTCCAGTGTGGTTTGAGCCCGTATCGGTTGCAAAATCCAGAAGAATTGCCTCGGTTGCCAAGTAT GTAAGTATTGCTTCACCCAACGAAGATGAACTTATTGCCATGGCAAATGCTGTGTCTTGTGCAAATGCATTTCCTCCAATCGAAAGGGGAAATAAATATTCAACAGAATCATTGTTCCAAAAGCTAAAACCAGCAATCTGGGCTTTGCTAGAAAAGGGTATCAGAATAGTTGTTGTGACCCTTGGTTCAGATGGAGCCTTCTTATGCTCTAGAGGAGGGCCAAGCTTTATGAGAGCTGTTTTGGAGAGAATCAAACCACATGGTTCTAGCAGACAGTTCTATCAGATTGTGACATCAAGCTGTCCTCCGCATTGGTATGGTGCTACAAATTTGGAAAGGGATTCTCATCTTTTCGCTGTGCATTTTCCCGCGCTTCCTGCGTCAGTGGTGAGGCTCACAGGGGCTGGTGATTGCTTGGTCGGCGGAATGCTTGCTTCTATTTGTGCAGGTTTAAATGTTATGCAGAGTGTGGCGGTTGGAATTGCGGCAGCCAAAGCTTCTGTTGAGGCAGAGACCAATGTGCCGACTGCATTTAATTTGGCCAATATTGCAG ATGATGCGAGGTCAGTGTACTCCAGTGGCAAAGTTGTATTCAATCAATCGATGTTGTAA
- the LOC132177188 gene encoding arabinosyltransferase RRA3-like isoform X1 yields the protein MSSRRDGPLMRNTAQSLDKSRVAITAAIGVGVLLGCVFAFLFPHGLFSPARVYTSRVSNSNNAQLFVHQVGSAPCESSERMNMLKSEFVAASVKNAELKKTVRELTEKLRLAEQRKDQAQKQFLVLGKQQKAGPFGTVKGLRTTYTMVPDESVNPRLAKILEKVAVERELVVALANSNVKDMLEVWFTNIKRVGITNYLVVALDDEIARFCKSNDVPVYKRDPDEGIDSVARNGGNHAVSALKFRILREFLQLGYSVLLSDVDIVYLQNPFHYLYRDSDVESMTDGHDNMTAYGYNDVFDEPAMGWARFAHTMRIWVYNSGFFYIRPTIPSIELLDRVAGRLSREPRSWDQAVFNEELFYPSHPGYDGLHAARRTMDFYLFMNSKVLFKSVRNDDNLSKFKPVIVHVNYHPDKLQRMKAVVEFYVDGKEDALKPFPDGSDW from the exons ATGAGTAGCCGGAGAGACGGGCCCTTGATGCGGAACACGGCGCAGTCGCTTGACAAATCGAGGGTCGCAATCACCGCGGCGATCGGAGTCGGAGTCCTGTTGGGTTGCGTCTTCGCCTTCTTGTTTCCTCACGGCCTCTTCTCCCCAGCCCGTGTTTACACTTCCCGCGTCTCCAATTCTAACAATGCGCAG TTGTTTGTTCACCAGGTTGGTTCAGCCCCTTGTGAATCGTCTGAACGGATGAACATGTTGAAATCGGAGTTTGTTGCAGCATCGGTGAAAAATGCCGAGTTGAAAAAAACAGTCAGGGAGCTTACTGAAAAGCTTAGATTGGCTGAACAAAGGAAGGATCAGGCGCAGAAGCAGTTTCTTGTGTTGGGTAAACAGCAGAAAGCTGGACCTTTTGGTACTGTCAAGGGCTTAAGAACCACCTATACCATGGTGCCTGATGAATCTGTGAATCCAAGATTGGCAAAGATACTAGAGAAAGTTGCTGTTGAGAGAGAGCTTGTAGTTGCTCTTGCAAACTCAAATGTGAAGGACATGTTGGAAGTCTGGTTCACTAATATTAAGAGAGTGGGTATAACCAATTATCTGGTTGTTGCTTTAGATGACGAGATTGCTAGGTTCTGCAAGTCAAATGATGTTCCAGTGTATAAGAGAGACCCGGATGAAGGTATTGATTCTGTTGCGAGGAATGGAGGGAACCATGCTGTCTCCGCGTTGAAGTTTCGTATTCTGAGGGAGTTTTTGCAGCTGGGTTATAGTGTTCTTCTATCAGATGTTGATATTGTGTATTTGCAGAATCCTTTTCATTATCTCTATAGGGATTCTGATGTGGAGTCCATGACTGATGGTCATGATAACATGACAGCTTATGGCTACAATGATGTCTTTGATGAACCTGCAATGGGATGGGCGCGATTTGCTCATACGATGCGGATTTGGGTCTATAACTCTGGTTTCTTCTATATTAGACCAACAATCCCTTCAATTGAGCTTCTGGATCGTGTAGCTGGTCGACTTTCTAGAGAGCCAAGGTCTTGGGACCAGGCAGTTTTTAATGAGGAACTGTTTTACCCTTCTCATCCTGGGTATGATGGGCTTCATGCTGCCAGGAGAACCATGGATTTCTATCTTTTTATGAACAGCAAAGTCCTCTTCAAGAGTGTGAGGAACGATGATAACCTGAGCAAGTTCAAACCGGTAATTGTTCATGTAAATTATCACCCTGATAAGCTTCAGAGAATGAAAGCAGTTGTGGAATTTTATGTTGATGGGAAGGAAGATGCACTCAAACCCTTCCCTGATGGTTCAGATTGGTAA